A portion of the Magnetovibrio sp. genome contains these proteins:
- a CDS encoding RNA polymerase sigma factor, whose amino-acid sequence MNVRTQQELVAILPRLRRFALGLTRNGTEADDLVQAACEKAITRIDQWEQGTRLDSWMFRIIQTTHIDQIRSQKRRSAYLEVIENQGEQSFDGENAMEANLTLDNVRRAIYNLPEEQRAVVMLVSVEGLSYKEASDVLEIPMGTLTSRLVRARTALTRMIDNPGDADGVTADKQIPPLERGAQP is encoded by the coding sequence TTGAATGTACGGACACAACAAGAACTGGTTGCGATTTTGCCTCGCTTGAGGCGATTTGCCCTCGGTCTCACCCGTAACGGTACGGAAGCCGACGATCTTGTTCAAGCTGCTTGCGAAAAGGCTATTACCCGTATCGATCAATGGGAGCAAGGCACCCGCCTGGACAGTTGGATGTTTCGCATCATTCAAACCACCCACATCGACCAGATCCGCAGCCAGAAACGGCGCAGCGCGTATCTTGAAGTCATCGAGAACCAAGGCGAGCAATCCTTTGATGGAGAAAACGCCATGGAGGCCAACCTGACCTTGGATAACGTGCGCCGCGCCATTTACAACCTGCCCGAAGAGCAGCGTGCTGTGGTCATGTTGGTTTCGGTCGAAGGTCTGTCTTACAAAGAGGCATCCGACGTCTTGGAAATCCCCATGGGCACATTGACCAGCCGTCTTGTCCGCGCCCGAACCGCGCTGACCCGCATGATAGACAACCCTGGTGATGCCGACGGCGTCACTGCCGATAAACAAATCCCCCCTTTGGAACGAGGTGCACAGCCATGA
- a CDS encoding AsmA family protein, with translation MIGVAVVMALLGAIVIVGPSFIDSNALKREITTQARAATGRELTIGGNLEIRFFPAPALTANNVSLSNAADADNAEMVSLKAVEVRVALMPLLSGQVQVERIRLLSPVINIEKFADGRTNLEFKPETGATPSAEAPQSAPVARDGAQTKQGGGLDVRLDNFEVSGGQLIYRDAATGSVERIEDIDATLRAGSLNGPFEAQGQARVRGVPLAFEVSLGQIIEQRTVPVNAIVNAPGGARVQVTGAVLGLEAEPYFKGKVSASGKNLAQLVDALSAVGTAPALLGQDFALDSDVVASASSVALSELEAQLGKSRTTGGVTVALKDGVEFDVTLQAARIDVDAMLDAVGTSPQRAPSEPSDIQSGASMAPTPPGGNAKADGASQAFAFPKDVRGTVQVTVDAVTVKGGLFSDVRMTAELADGELALSQLQTMAPGVTDMALFGFVRAKDGIPRFEGDVEVISADPSTFANWLDVKLPDGVAGRVKRVTYKSKIFADTDQVVISGLQITADQSKLTGGVTLALRKRLSFGADLALDTINLDTYMNANGTATNGTGASQPSNATAAPADSKKAAEGPSALEAAQAWVGLSVLNDFDANLKVRVGALTRGGKTFKNVLLDGTLYAGTLDLRSLKLGDYQGGNANLSGTFNGFGAIPEMSKVKLNAKVKDAAALAVSLGASGVPAGLKAVELNVAAEGSLLKPRFDAKLDALKGQFTAKGSFSLLPIGFGYNGAVTAQHGDMVALLNALDIGYKPAGPLGALDLSATVNTDGKTHKITGLKSTLGDTAINGDITARTSGAKPHVTANLQTGALILDRFLPKAQKTASTAVPAPRWTKYLKNPNIVKASFAQDEVAQSTSRADKRWSRDRFDLGALNLLDGELTLKSDAIAFGTYKLSNADIHATVLDGVMRADKIVGNLFGGPLSGSAVVRANGTPTIETDLKLDALQVGQAVQAVTGKDLAAGKLSLNLGFNATGLSPADMVSSLTGGGNLSIDELDVKQGGKGSALSGVIGLVAAMNQLSLGAPKQGKGLADLALAFDIQDGIADAKKMTLNSAMGNGSGSGKVDIAGWGIDFAGNMTVEPNLLTSLLSKGRIGRQEVPFSVRGALDNPGIDLGVGKASTGATGGTQQKLDPFKSLIEKALPGVKLPQQPAPQPSQPVQPTQPQQQDGTLLPPPPQSGSSAPAPTQKPGKPSAEDIIKQLMKGL, from the coding sequence TTGATTGGTGTTGCGGTTGTTATGGCCTTGCTTGGGGCAATAGTGATCGTTGGGCCGAGTTTCATCGATTCAAACGCCTTGAAGCGGGAAATCACCACCCAGGCCCGTGCCGCCACCGGTCGCGAACTGACCATCGGTGGCAATTTGGAGATTCGCTTTTTCCCCGCACCGGCCTTGACGGCCAACAATGTTAGCCTGTCCAACGCCGCTGATGCGGATAACGCGGAAATGGTGAGCCTGAAAGCGGTCGAGGTGCGCGTCGCGCTGATGCCGCTGCTGTCGGGCCAGGTGCAGGTGGAGCGCATCCGCTTGCTCAGCCCGGTGATCAACATCGAAAAATTCGCCGATGGCCGTACCAACTTGGAATTCAAACCCGAAACCGGCGCCACACCGTCAGCCGAAGCGCCGCAAAGCGCACCAGTCGCACGCGATGGCGCGCAAACGAAACAAGGCGGCGGTCTGGACGTTCGTCTCGACAATTTCGAGGTTTCAGGCGGCCAACTGATTTACCGCGATGCTGCGACGGGGTCGGTGGAGCGGATTGAAGACATCGACGCGACGTTGCGCGCGGGATCCCTCAACGGTCCGTTCGAGGCCCAGGGGCAGGCGCGGGTCAGAGGCGTGCCGCTGGCGTTCGAAGTTTCGCTGGGCCAAATCATCGAACAGCGCACGGTGCCCGTGAACGCGATTGTCAATGCTCCGGGTGGCGCGCGCGTTCAAGTCACCGGTGCGGTGCTGGGATTGGAAGCTGAGCCCTATTTCAAAGGCAAGGTTTCCGCATCGGGTAAAAACCTCGCCCAGCTCGTCGATGCTCTGAGCGCGGTGGGCACGGCTCCGGCGTTGCTCGGCCAAGATTTCGCCCTCGACAGCGACGTCGTTGCCTCGGCTTCATCCGTGGCCTTGAGCGAGTTGGAAGCGCAATTGGGCAAATCGCGCACCACCGGCGGTGTGACGGTTGCGCTCAAAGACGGTGTGGAATTCGATGTGACGCTGCAAGCGGCGCGCATTGATGTCGATGCCATGTTGGACGCGGTCGGCACATCGCCGCAACGTGCCCCCAGCGAACCATCCGATATTCAGTCTGGTGCAAGCATGGCCCCCACGCCGCCGGGCGGCAACGCCAAGGCTGACGGGGCTTCACAGGCGTTCGCCTTTCCCAAGGACGTGCGTGGTACCGTTCAGGTCACAGTCGACGCCGTGACGGTTAAGGGCGGACTGTTCAGCGATGTGCGCATGACTGCCGAGCTCGCCGACGGTGAATTGGCATTGAGCCAATTACAAACCATGGCTCCCGGGGTGACGGATATGGCGCTGTTCGGTTTTGTGCGCGCCAAAGACGGTATTCCGCGTTTCGAAGGCGATGTCGAAGTCATCAGCGCCGATCCGTCGACATTTGCCAATTGGCTGGACGTGAAGTTACCGGACGGCGTCGCCGGGCGGGTCAAGCGCGTCACCTACAAAAGCAAAATCTTCGCCGATACCGATCAGGTGGTGATCAGCGGCTTGCAGATCACCGCCGATCAATCCAAGCTTACCGGCGGTGTGACCTTGGCATTGCGCAAGCGTTTGTCGTTTGGCGCGGATTTGGCCTTGGACACCATCAACCTCGACACCTACATGAACGCAAACGGCACAGCCACCAACGGCACCGGTGCGTCTCAACCCAGCAATGCGACGGCAGCGCCCGCAGACAGCAAAAAGGCAGCGGAAGGCCCCAGCGCGTTAGAAGCTGCGCAGGCCTGGGTGGGCCTGTCGGTGCTCAACGATTTCGACGCCAACCTCAAGGTTCGTGTCGGCGCGTTGACCCGGGGCGGAAAGACGTTCAAGAACGTGCTGCTCGACGGCACGTTGTATGCCGGAACTCTGGACCTGCGCAGCCTGAAGCTGGGCGACTATCAAGGCGGCAACGCGAACCTTTCGGGCACATTCAACGGTTTCGGTGCGATCCCGGAAATGTCCAAGGTCAAGCTCAACGCCAAGGTAAAGGACGCGGCCGCACTGGCAGTGAGCCTGGGCGCAAGCGGCGTGCCGGCGGGCCTTAAGGCGGTGGAGCTGAACGTCGCGGCGGAAGGTTCGCTGTTGAAGCCGCGTTTCGACGCCAAGCTCGACGCGCTCAAAGGTCAATTCACCGCCAAGGGCAGCTTCTCGTTGTTGCCCATCGGGTTCGGTTACAACGGCGCTGTCACCGCCCAACACGGCGATATGGTGGCATTGTTGAACGCGCTGGACATCGGCTACAAACCCGCCGGGCCGCTCGGCGCGTTGGATCTCAGCGCCACCGTGAACACCGATGGAAAAACCCATAAGATCACCGGATTGAAAAGCACGCTCGGCGATACCGCCATCAACGGTGACATCACCGCGCGTACCTCTGGCGCAAAACCGCATGTGACCGCGAACCTGCAAACCGGCGCGCTGATTTTGGACCGCTTCTTGCCCAAGGCGCAAAAGACCGCATCGACTGCGGTGCCTGCGCCACGGTGGACCAAGTATCTGAAAAATCCCAACATCGTGAAGGCGTCGTTCGCTCAAGACGAGGTGGCGCAATCGACGTCGCGGGCGGATAAGCGCTGGTCGCGCGATCGCTTCGATCTCGGCGCGCTTAATCTGCTCGACGGTGAACTGACGTTGAAATCGGATGCGATCGCTTTCGGCACGTACAAACTGAGCAATGCCGATATTCACGCCACCGTGCTCGACGGCGTGATGAGGGCCGACAAGATCGTCGGCAATCTGTTCGGCGGGCCGCTCAGCGGTTCGGCGGTCGTGCGCGCCAACGGTACGCCGACGATCGAGACGGATCTCAAGCTCGACGCGTTGCAGGTCGGACAAGCGGTGCAAGCGGTGACGGGTAAGGATTTGGCAGCCGGTAAGCTGTCTTTGAACCTGGGTTTCAATGCCACCGGGCTCAGCCCCGCGGACATGGTCAGTTCGTTGACGGGCGGGGGCAATCTCAGCATCGATGAACTCGACGTCAAACAGGGCGGCAAAGGTTCGGCGCTGTCGGGGGTGATCGGTTTGGTCGCGGCGATGAACCAGTTGTCGTTGGGTGCGCCTAAGCAGGGCAAGGGCTTGGCCGATTTGGCGCTGGCGTTCGACATTCAAGACGGCATTGCCGACGCGAAAAAAATGACGCTCAATTCCGCCATGGGCAACGGCAGTGGGTCTGGCAAGGTCGACATTGCTGGTTGGGGGATCGATTTCGCGGGCAACATGACGGTGGAACCGAACCTTCTCACCAGCTTGCTGTCCAAGGGCCGTATTGGCCGCCAAGAGGTGCCGTTCTCGGTCCGCGGCGCGTTGGACAATCCCGGCATCGACCTGGGTGTGGGCAAAGCCTCGACGGGTGCGACGGGGGGAACGCAGCAAAAGCTCGACCCGTTCAAGAGCTTGATCGAAAAAGCCTTGCCGGGGGTGAAGCTCCCGCAACAACCCGCGCCTCAGCCGAGCCAGCCGGTTCAGCCCACTCAGCCGCAACAGCAAGACGGCACCTTGTTGCCGCCGCCGCCGCAAAGCGGTTCCAGCGCGCCTGCCCCGACGCAAAAACCCGGCAAGCCGTCGGCCGAAGACATCATCAAGCAGTTGATGAAGGGATTGTAG
- a CDS encoding ribbon-helix-helix domain-containing protein, which yields MDDDLSHPDYTMRKHSVLLNGHQTSVSLEDAFWHGLNAIAKRRGMSVNKLVTELDHARTTNLSSTIRVFVLSQLKD from the coding sequence ATGGACGACGACCTTTCGCATCCCGACTATACCATGCGCAAGCATTCGGTGCTGCTGAACGGCCATCAGACCAGCGTGTCGTTGGAAGACGCGTTTTGGCATGGGCTGAACGCCATCGCCAAACGGCGCGGCATGTCGGTCAACAAACTGGTGACGGAACTCGACCACGCCCGCACCACCAATCTGTCGAGCACCATCCGCGTGTTCGTGCTCAGCCAGCTTAAGGACTGA
- a CDS encoding LysE family translocator: MGFPVDLATYGAFLLTASAIVLTPGPDTLIILRYSLSSGRNVGLATVFGVQMGLVGHTLLAIFGISVLIASIPVLFKTVALLGAAYIAWIGIQSFREHGLLHVGATGKPPVSARKAFRDAMLCNLLNPKVILLFLALFPNFVDNTRDDVPYQLIALSLGLMTINTLWQAPMALAAEAVRRWLKNERIYKLITHSTGILMITVAALMVYDNLF, translated from the coding sequence ATGGGCTTTCCCGTCGACCTCGCCACCTACGGCGCCTTTCTGCTCACCGCGTCCGCGATCGTTTTGACGCCGGGGCCGGACACCCTGATCATCTTGCGCTATTCCCTGAGTTCGGGGCGCAACGTCGGGCTGGCGACCGTGTTCGGCGTGCAGATGGGATTGGTCGGCCACACCCTGCTGGCGATCTTCGGCATTTCGGTCCTGATCGCATCCATCCCCGTGTTGTTCAAAACCGTGGCGTTGCTGGGCGCGGCCTACATCGCATGGATCGGCATCCAAAGCTTTCGCGAGCACGGCTTGCTGCACGTTGGCGCAACCGGCAAACCGCCGGTATCGGCGCGCAAAGCCTTTCGCGACGCGATGCTGTGCAATCTGCTCAACCCCAAAGTGATCTTGCTGTTCCTGGCGTTGTTTCCAAACTTCGTCGACAACACCCGCGACGACGTGCCTTATCAGCTGATCGCGTTGTCACTGGGCCTGATGACCATCAACACCCTGTGGCAGGCACCGATGGCGTTGGCCGCCGAAGCGGTGCGGCGGTGGCTGAAAAACGAACGCATCTATAAACTGATCACCCATTCGACCGGGATCTTGATGATCACGGTCGCGGCGCTGATGGTTTACGATAATTTGTTTTGA
- a CDS encoding alpha/beta fold hydrolase, giving the protein MTLPGLLIDGPDNAPVTIALAHGAGAPMDSPFMVAFADGLAQRGLRCVRFEFPYMHERRVDGKKRPPNRAPVLLETWRAVIDELGRENLIIGGKSMGGRMASMIARELEDENAPVKGLVCLGYPFHPPGKPEKAQGRMAHLSDLKTPTLILQGTRDTFGTIEQVPAFSLSNAIRVHWLEDGDHGFKPRKSSGRSEAQNWDEAIDAMAAFARDL; this is encoded by the coding sequence ATGACGCTTCCCGGTCTGCTCATCGACGGTCCCGACAATGCGCCCGTGACCATCGCCCTTGCCCATGGCGCGGGCGCGCCGATGGACAGTCCGTTCATGGTCGCGTTCGCCGATGGCTTGGCCCAACGCGGGCTGCGCTGTGTGCGGTTCGAGTTTCCCTACATGCATGAGCGTCGCGTGGACGGTAAGAAACGTCCCCCCAACCGTGCGCCGGTGTTATTGGAAACCTGGCGCGCCGTGATCGATGAATTGGGCCGTGAGAACCTGATCATCGGCGGCAAGTCGATGGGCGGACGGATGGCGTCGATGATCGCGCGCGAGTTGGAAGACGAAAATGCGCCGGTCAAGGGACTGGTATGCCTGGGATACCCGTTTCACCCGCCGGGCAAGCCGGAAAAGGCGCAAGGTCGCATGGCACACCTGTCGGATCTGAAGACCCCGACCTTGATCTTGCAAGGCACCCGCGACACCTTCGGCACCATCGAACAGGTCCCGGCCTTTTCGCTGTCGAACGCAATCCGCGTGCACTGGCTGGAAGATGGCGATCACGGTTTCAAGCCGCGCAAATCCTCGGGTCGCAGCGAAGCGCAAAACTGGGATGAGGCCATCGACGCCATGGCCGCGTTTGCGCGGGATTTATAA
- a CDS encoding fumarate hydratase has translation MSEPAFHELFAFGPDETEYRLLTRDHVSTHNVAGRTILEIEPEGLSLLAATALRDTSHLLRPAHLKQLAAILDDPEASANDRFVAMELLKNANISAGGVLPMCQDTGTAIIMGKKGENVWTGGRDEEALSEGVMKAYAENNLRYSQMAPLSMFKEVGTGTNLPAQIDIGAVPGGSYKFMFMAKGGGSANKTFLHQQTAALLNPKSMAEFLRTQIATLGTAACPPYHLAVVIGGLSAEQNLKTVKMASAHYLDGLPTQGNAYGQAFRDLDMEAEILAMTQNLGIGAQFGGKYFCHDVRVIRLPRHGASCPVGIGVSCSADRQILGKITADGIFLEKLETDPAKYMPDAGAGALSDTVVAIDLNQPMADIRAELSKHPIRTRVSLTGSLIVGRDLAHAKLKERLDAGQGLPEYIKNHPVYYAGPAKTPEGYASGSFGPTTAGRMDSYVDQFQEAGGSMVMLAKGNRSQAVTDACKKHGGFYLGSIGGAAAELASKSIKHVECLEYPELGMEAIWKIEVENFPAFIIVDDKGNDFFEDIKKKGNDINGQDSG, from the coding sequence ATGAGCGAGCCTGCCTTCCACGAACTTTTCGCCTTCGGTCCCGATGAGACCGAATATCGTCTGCTGACCCGCGACCATGTGTCGACCCACAACGTCGCCGGGCGCACCATCTTGGAGATCGAGCCCGAGGGCTTGAGCCTGTTGGCCGCGACCGCGTTGCGCGACACCTCGCACCTGCTGCGCCCTGCGCATTTGAAGCAGTTGGCGGCCATTCTCGACGATCCCGAGGCCTCCGCCAACGACCGCTTCGTCGCCATGGAGCTGTTGAAAAACGCCAACATTTCGGCGGGCGGCGTGTTGCCCATGTGCCAAGACACCGGCACCGCCATCATCATGGGCAAAAAGGGCGAAAACGTCTGGACCGGCGGGCGCGACGAAGAAGCGCTGTCCGAAGGCGTGATGAAGGCTTACGCCGAAAACAATCTGCGCTACAGCCAAATGGCGCCGCTGTCGATGTTCAAGGAAGTCGGCACCGGCACCAACCTGCCCGCGCAGATCGACATCGGCGCGGTGCCCGGCGGCAGCTACAAGTTCATGTTCATGGCCAAGGGCGGCGGCTCGGCCAACAAGACCTTCCTGCATCAACAAACCGCGGCGTTGCTCAACCCCAAATCGATGGCCGAATTCCTGCGCACTCAGATCGCCACGCTGGGCACGGCGGCATGCCCGCCGTATCACCTGGCGGTTGTCATTGGCGGATTGTCGGCGGAACAAAACCTCAAGACCGTCAAAATGGCTTCGGCCCATTATCTCGACGGCCTGCCGACCCAGGGCAACGCCTACGGCCAAGCGTTCCGCGACCTGGACATGGAAGCCGAAATCCTCGCCATGACACAGAACCTCGGCATCGGCGCGCAATTCGGTGGTAAGTATTTCTGCCACGACGTGCGCGTCATCCGCCTGCCCCGCCACGGCGCGTCATGCCCGGTGGGCATCGGGGTGTCGTGCTCCGCCGACCGTCAAATCTTGGGCAAGATCACCGCCGACGGCATCTTCCTGGAAAAACTGGAAACCGATCCGGCCAAGTACATGCCCGATGCCGGCGCGGGCGCGCTGTCCGATACCGTGGTCGCCATCGACCTCAACCAGCCCATGGCCGACATCCGCGCCGAATTGAGCAAGCACCCGATCCGCACCCGCGTCAGCTTGACCGGCTCGCTGATCGTCGGGCGCGACCTGGCCCATGCCAAATTGAAAGAGCGTTTGGATGCCGGTCAGGGCTTGCCCGAATACATTAAAAACCATCCGGTCTATTACGCCGGTCCGGCGAAAACGCCCGAAGGCTATGCATCCGGCTCGTTCGGCCCGACCACCGCAGGGCGCATGGACAGCTACGTCGATCAGTTCCAAGAAGCGGGCGGGTCCATGGTGATGCTCGCCAAGGGTAACCGGTCCCAAGCCGTGACGGATGCGTGCAAAAAACACGGCGGCTTTTACCTGGGCTCCATCGGCGGCGCGGCGGCGGAACTGGCGTCGAAATCCATCAAGCATGTCGAATGCCTGGAATATCCCGAACTCGGCATGGAAGCGATCTGGAAGATCGAGGTCGAAAACTTCCCCGCCTTCATCATCGTCGACGACAAGGGCAACGATTTCTTCGAAGACATTAAGAAGAAGGGCAACGACATCAACGGCCAGGATTCCGGTTGA
- a CDS encoding SspB family protein, whose translation MTEDTLRYDIWVEEALRSVIQKTIAHVADHGLPGDHHFYISFLTQDSGVQIPARLRAQHPNDMTIVLQHQFENLAAGEDSFSITLSFGGKKEDLVIPYASVISFADPSVNFALQLKMLPLGDDDEEYDEDDVEDYDSRHLDYFEETRNRTNQDDRERGLTDDDEPKTGEVITLDAFRKK comes from the coding sequence ATGACCGAAGATACACTTCGCTACGACATTTGGGTTGAGGAGGCGTTGCGTAGCGTCATCCAGAAAACGATCGCCCATGTCGCGGATCACGGCCTTCCCGGCGACCATCACTTTTACATTTCGTTCCTGACCCAAGACAGCGGCGTCCAAATTCCGGCGCGTCTGCGCGCTCAGCACCCCAACGACATGACCATCGTCCTGCAACACCAGTTCGAAAATCTGGCCGCGGGTGAAGATTCGTTTTCCATCACGCTCAGCTTCGGCGGCAAAAAGGAAGATCTCGTCATTCCTTACGCATCGGTGATTTCGTTCGCCGATCCGTCCGTGAACTTTGCCTTGCAGCTGAAAATGCTGCCGCTCGGCGACGACGACGAAGAATACGACGAGGACGACGTCGAGGATTACGACTCCCGTCATCTCGATTATTTCGAGGAAACGCGCAACCGCACCAACCAGGACGACCGCGAACGCGGCCTGACGGACGATGACGAGCCGAAAACCGGCGAAGTGATCACCCTGGACGCGTTTCGCAAAAAATAA
- a CDS encoding FAD-dependent thymidylate synthase, with protein sequence MADIFIVDDQGPEATAMLQALYSRSDESARKHLEMVKERGSAKFMESYYVGYGHASIGDCGTTTLFVEGLSILACKAVQDNPLYSGQESSTRYIDFSKQPIIDPIATDASKAILDKWMDFYLGALEPLEAYLKTQFPIGEGEKERVWQNAIKARSFDILRGFLPAGITSQLAWTTNLRQAADKLHLLRHHPLAEVREIADGCLAELRKSYPSSFGHKDYPETEAYLARTAFKTNYLDADFFGADQPDLSFSTTVDNAVLEAKELDVIEGRPQRTNLPRYLDGYGQYTCTFDLDYGSYRDLQRHRNGICRIPLLTGERGFHGWYLDELPGDLRTQAEALVAEQYAAIAALDACAEDKQYLYPLGAKVRCQTVYSLPQMIYVIELRSQNTVHSTLREVMHWMHAEMIKHHPRLTLHTDLQASKFDVKRGTQTIVKREQMDA encoded by the coding sequence ATGGCGGACATCTTCATCGTCGATGATCAAGGGCCGGAAGCCACGGCCATGCTGCAAGCACTGTATTCGCGCTCGGACGAAAGTGCGCGCAAGCACTTGGAAATGGTCAAGGAACGCGGTTCGGCCAAGTTCATGGAAAGCTATTACGTCGGCTATGGCCATGCCTCGATCGGCGATTGCGGCACCACCACGCTGTTCGTCGAGGGCCTGTCGATTCTGGCGTGCAAGGCGGTGCAGGACAATCCGCTCTACAGCGGCCAGGAAAGTTCGACACGCTATATCGATTTTTCCAAGCAACCGATCATCGATCCCATCGCCACGGATGCCAGCAAAGCCATCTTGGACAAGTGGATGGACTTCTACCTCGGCGCGTTGGAGCCGCTGGAAGCCTATCTCAAAACTCAGTTCCCGATCGGCGAGGGCGAGAAAGAGCGCGTGTGGCAAAACGCCATCAAGGCGCGCAGTTTCGACATTTTGCGCGGGTTCTTGCCCGCCGGCATCACCTCGCAGTTGGCGTGGACCACCAATTTGCGCCAAGCCGCCGACAAGCTGCATCTGCTGCGACACCATCCGCTGGCCGAAGTGCGTGAAATCGCCGACGGCTGTCTGGCGGAACTGCGCAAGAGCTATCCCAGCAGCTTCGGTCACAAGGACTACCCCGAGACCGAGGCCTATCTGGCGCGCACGGCGTTTAAGACCAATTATCTCGATGCTGATTTCTTTGGCGCCGATCAGCCTGATTTGAGCTTTTCCACCACTGTAGACAACGCGGTTTTGGAAGCCAAGGAACTCGACGTCATCGAAGGTCGCCCGCAACGCACCAATTTGCCGCGTTATCTGGACGGTTACGGGCAGTACACCTGTACCTTCGACCTCGATTACGGCTCCTACCGCGACTTGCAACGCCATCGCAACGGCATCTGCCGCATACCGCTGTTGACCGGCGAGCGGGGCTTTCATGGGTGGTACTTGGACGAACTGCCGGGCGATCTGCGCACCCAGGCCGAGGCCTTGGTCGCGGAACAGTACGCTGCCATCGCGGCCCTGGATGCGTGTGCGGAAGACAAGCAGTATCTCTACCCGTTGGGCGCCAAGGTGCGTTGCCAGACCGTCTACAGTTTGCCGCAGATGATCTATGTCATTGAATTGAGGTCACAAAACACGGTGCATTCGACACTGCGCGAGGTCATGCACTGGATGCACGCAGAGATGATCAAGCATCACCCGCGTCTGACCCTGCACACCGACCTGCAGGCTTCGAAATTCGATGTCAAACGCGGCACGCAGACCATTGTCAAACGCGAACAGATGGACGCTTGA